The following proteins are encoded in a genomic region of Fundidesulfovibrio putealis DSM 16056:
- a CDS encoding AsmA family protein: MNTQTPRSTPSLLSRLPVRRLLAAAVVLVALAYALPPAATRVIGQEVLRAHAQAALSAALDRKVDVSGDVSLTMAPWFGLRTGPVTIPNDPGFGPKPLLSVDSITIGLDLSALITRRILVDSISLAQAELNLGRDETGRENWRIPPPEPGSLPQAPSGWKVETLPTGLRLWNASLSFTDRITGHTVEVRRLNLNTSQSRPFDFSVSCEISVDSLGVAGELHAQGVGSYGSGGGHVHVHSSDAAGWLTLPPMDGMPAQRLDMSAKVMVHGEAGAFELGNLVLDGLGVHLTGQVNAAGLYEAQPYVHLNLAAMGERLGAWARLLGVAPAPPVRRPVSGATPSITLPTTADPVQAELVLSSTPSGWLASKAVLRDGAGRLEGTARNIGGHLSFDVTASGLDISSWVPGRNLLQFDKATGVSSVRGRFTGNSLKLGELDILDMEVSTSGDKGALRLYPFTARSHLALLTSDIRFRPSGAATAFSGTARVQALPPDAAPTAGHTPPVTVLEASLSGEAGARGISGKASAKVADYSRHFKPAWLSEDTLKAWELLGGGSAGASFAVQGGADSSGGAARDLAWEITDLDLKTSASHITGRVSDAGKSGDKPRKTTLDLQADRLELARLRQFAAIFGYQDTDGGFAPWPIDAKIAAKRFVAQNNIAIDDLQAAVQVSPDAIKVSSLSGSTLGGKFTGGADLENAAGRRTLTATLALAGVQSAHLHQFWPDLPKSSGPLECRLGLDATVQNDTPLWQAMRGQAELQLGQGTVTFSPDQGDSRPWPVTRSSASLKFSTKPVPPNPQGQDKPREAVLADVAGTLRVDSPGVVRSSQLEIKGQAGLDGTGKPLWYRQPRVEGAHTLALPFLPAGRSTRASWAGRFEADIERGSFTLAGLELNVGGVPGRASLNGQPVQGATALTGSLDIPEFNPRDAAPRLGLTVPERSDPALWRRARLSAEFGGTLKEVRVNHLQAALDDMTITGLAAVSGPRTRLDLAVNALDLDRLAPAAPQSPNPAKRPETPLPLAELRELSLDAKVRFGRLVKDKLTWENALTEFSAQGGRFQLRQTSPQFYGGPYSLDIRGDARGQEMKAHMELKLSGFSATNLLRDLAGGTSLQQGLTNFYVNVETHGATDRALRRHADGKAGFEVLGGRLSVREAGGRKQSTTPAPGVISNRDDAPPPSPPTDGLPFTRMGADFTVRGGLAITRDFVLAGTGITAKGDGWVNLDDERIDLYLSATVPDVGDIPVRISGNLYDPHMDIDKSKILGDTIVNIFKGVFSIPGDVMNQLRSIF; the protein is encoded by the coding sequence ATGAACACCCAGACGCCGCGATCCACCCCGAGCCTTCTTTCGCGCCTCCCCGTGAGGCGGCTCCTGGCAGCAGCAGTGGTGCTGGTCGCGCTGGCCTACGCCCTGCCCCCGGCGGCCACGCGCGTCATCGGGCAGGAGGTCCTGCGCGCCCACGCCCAGGCCGCCCTGTCCGCCGCCCTGGACCGCAAGGTGGACGTCTCGGGTGACGTAAGCCTGACCATGGCGCCCTGGTTCGGGCTGCGCACCGGCCCGGTGACCATCCCCAACGATCCGGGCTTCGGGCCGAAACCGCTCCTGAGCGTCGACTCGATCACCATCGGGCTGGACCTGTCCGCCCTGATCACGCGCCGCATACTGGTGGACTCCATCTCACTGGCCCAGGCGGAGCTGAACCTGGGACGCGACGAGACAGGCCGGGAAAACTGGCGCATCCCCCCTCCCGAACCGGGCAGCCTGCCCCAGGCCCCCAGCGGTTGGAAGGTCGAAACCCTGCCCACTGGCCTTCGCCTCTGGAACGCCTCGCTCTCCTTCACCGACCGCATCACCGGACACACCGTGGAGGTGCGCCGCCTCAACCTGAACACAAGTCAGTCGCGCCCGTTCGATTTCTCCGTGTCCTGCGAAATCTCCGTGGATTCGCTGGGCGTCGCCGGGGAACTCCACGCCCAGGGCGTGGGCAGCTACGGCTCAGGCGGCGGCCACGTGCATGTTCACTCCTCCGACGCCGCCGGGTGGCTGACCCTGCCTCCAATGGACGGCATGCCCGCACAGCGCCTGGACATGTCCGCCAAGGTGATGGTGCACGGCGAGGCCGGGGCCTTCGAACTGGGAAATCTGGTGCTGGACGGTCTTGGCGTGCACCTGACCGGGCAGGTGAACGCGGCCGGCCTGTACGAAGCCCAGCCTTACGTCCACCTGAATCTGGCGGCCATGGGCGAACGGCTCGGGGCCTGGGCAAGGCTCCTGGGCGTGGCCCCCGCGCCGCCCGTGCGCCGACCCGTTTCGGGCGCAACTCCCTCCATCACTCTGCCGACCACGGCAGACCCCGTGCAGGCGGAGCTGGTGCTCTCTTCCACTCCCAGCGGCTGGCTGGCCAGCAAGGCCGTGCTGCGCGACGGCGCGGGGAGGCTCGAAGGTACGGCCAGGAACATCGGCGGACACCTCTCCTTCGACGTGACCGCCTCCGGCCTGGACATAAGCTCCTGGGTGCCAGGCCGGAACCTGCTGCAATTCGACAAGGCCACCGGCGTTTCAAGCGTCCGGGGCCGCTTCACCGGAAACTCCCTCAAGCTGGGCGAACTGGACATCCTGGACATGGAGGTCTCCACAAGCGGCGACAAGGGCGCGCTGCGCCTGTATCCCTTCACGGCCCGCAGCCATCTGGCGCTTTTGACCAGCGACATCCGGTTCAGGCCTTCGGGCGCGGCCACCGCGTTCTCCGGCACGGCCCGCGTGCAGGCCCTGCCCCCAGACGCGGCCCCGACAGCCGGACACACGCCGCCCGTGACCGTTCTGGAAGCCAGCCTGTCCGGCGAGGCCGGAGCCCGGGGCATTTCCGGCAAGGCCTCTGCCAAGGTTGCGGATTATTCCAGGCATTTCAAACCGGCCTGGCTCTCCGAGGACACCCTGAAAGCCTGGGAGCTTCTGGGCGGCGGCAGCGCCGGGGCTTCCTTCGCGGTGCAGGGCGGCGCGGACTCTTCCGGAGGGGCGGCCAGAGACCTGGCTTGGGAGATCACCGACCTGGACCTGAAGACCTCCGCCTCCCACATCACCGGCCGGGTTTCCGACGCCGGGAAGAGCGGGGACAAGCCCCGCAAGACCACCTTGGACCTCCAGGCAGACCGGCTGGAGCTTGCGCGCCTGCGCCAGTTCGCGGCCATCTTCGGGTATCAGGATACCGACGGCGGTTTCGCTCCCTGGCCCATCGACGCCAAAATCGCGGCCAAGCGCTTCGTGGCCCAGAACAACATCGCCATAGACGACCTCCAGGCAGCCGTGCAGGTGTCGCCGGACGCCATCAAGGTGTCGTCGCTGTCCGGCTCGACCCTGGGGGGCAAATTCACCGGCGGGGCGGACCTGGAGAACGCCGCCGGGCGCAGGACGCTCACGGCCACCCTGGCCCTGGCCGGAGTGCAGAGCGCCCACCTGCACCAGTTCTGGCCGGATCTCCCCAAGTCCAGCGGCCCGCTGGAGTGCCGCCTGGGTCTGGACGCCACTGTCCAGAACGACACGCCTCTGTGGCAGGCCATGCGCGGACAGGCTGAGCTCCAACTGGGCCAGGGGACCGTCACCTTCTCTCCGGATCAGGGCGATTCGCGGCCCTGGCCGGTGACCCGGAGCTCGGCCAGCCTGAAATTCTCCACCAAGCCTGTGCCCCCAAATCCCCAAGGCCAGGACAAACCGCGCGAAGCGGTGCTGGCCGACGTGGCCGGAACGCTGCGGGTGGATTCGCCCGGCGTGGTGCGCTCTTCACAGCTGGAGATCAAGGGCCAGGCCGGGCTGGACGGGACCGGAAAGCCCCTGTGGTACCGCCAGCCCCGCGTCGAGGGCGCGCACACACTGGCCCTGCCCTTCCTCCCGGCGGGCAGGTCCACGCGCGCAAGCTGGGCCGGACGCTTCGAGGCCGACATCGAGCGGGGAAGCTTCACCCTGGCCGGGTTGGAGCTGAACGTGGGGGGCGTTCCGGGCCGGGCCAGCCTGAACGGGCAGCCCGTGCAGGGCGCGACCGCGCTGACCGGCTCCCTGGACATCCCCGAGTTCAACCCGCGCGATGCGGCCCCCCGCCTGGGCCTGACCGTGCCCGAGCGCTCCGACCCCGCCCTGTGGCGGCGCGCGCGATTGTCCGCAGAATTCGGCGGCACCCTGAAGGAGGTGCGCGTGAACCATCTCCAGGCCGCCCTGGACGACATGACCATCACCGGACTGGCCGCAGTCAGCGGCCCCAGAACGCGCCTGGACCTGGCGGTCAACGCCCTGGACCTGGACCGCCTGGCTCCTGCCGCGCCCCAGAGCCCCAACCCGGCCAAACGTCCGGAGACGCCGCTGCCCCTGGCGGAGCTGCGCGAGCTGTCCCTGGACGCCAAGGTGCGCTTCGGGCGGCTGGTGAAGGACAAGCTGACCTGGGAGAACGCGCTAACCGAGTTTTCGGCGCAGGGTGGGCGCTTCCAGCTGCGCCAGACTTCGCCGCAGTTCTACGGCGGGCCGTACTCGCTGGACATCAGGGGGGACGCGCGCGGGCAGGAGATGAAGGCGCACATGGAACTCAAGCTGTCCGGGTTCTCGGCCACGAACCTCCTGCGCGATCTGGCCGGGGGCACCAGCCTCCAGCAGGGGCTGACCAACTTCTACGTGAACGTGGAGACCCACGGAGCCACGGACCGGGCGCTTCGCCGCCACGCTGACGGCAAGGCCGGATTCGAGGTGCTGGGCGGCAGGCTGTCGGTGCGCGAAGCCGGCGGCAGGAAGCAGAGCACGACCCCCGCGCCGGGCGTGATCAGCAACCGGGACGACGCCCCGCCTCCGTCTCCTCCCACGGACGGCCTGCCCTTCACGCGCATGGGCGCGGACTTCACCGTGCGCGGCGGACTGGCCATAACGCGGGACTTCGTGCTTGCGGGAACGGGAATCACCGCCAAGGGCGACGGCTGGGTGAACCTGGACGACGAGCGCATCGACCTGTACCTGAGCGCCACCGTGCCCGACGTGGGGGACATCCCGGTGCGCATCAGCGGCAACCTCTACGATCCCCACATGGACATCGACAAGTCCAAGATCCTCGGGGACACCATCGTGAACATATTCAAGGGCGTGTTCAGCATCCCCGGCGATGTGATGAATCAGCTGCGCAGCATTTTCTAA
- a CDS encoding DUF2917 domain-containing protein, whose translation MAPEKTRTGRPGPRARMERRMDLEALGGSLCERLMRDIGLSPETLENVRQQAKASANEQKEDIMSKDSTPSRWPSEPRGLLDDVADAVRRAGLFGRLGRFLAAMWGQGSASPGTEGGRMSATLEKGQCLALDGALPATVECLAGAAWITCPAEGRDVQLRAGQAARIESPGNVVVAALGGPARIRLGWR comes from the coding sequence ATGGCTCCGGAGAAGACACGCACGGGAAGGCCCGGACCCAGGGCCCGCATGGAACGCAGGATGGACCTGGAAGCGCTGGGGGGGAGCCTTTGCGAACGGCTGATGCGCGATATCGGCTTAAGCCCGGAAACCCTCGAGAATGTCCGGCAGCAGGCAAAAGCGTCGGCAAATGAACAGAAGGAGGACATCATGTCCAAGGACAGCACACCCTCCCGGTGGCCGTCGGAGCCCCGGGGATTGTTGGACGACGTGGCGGACGCGGTGCGGCGCGCCGGATTGTTCGGGCGGCTTGGCAGGTTCCTGGCTGCGATGTGGGGCCAGGGCTCCGCTTCTCCTGGAACCGAAGGAGGCCGGATGAGCGCCACCCTGGAAAAGGGGCAGTGCCTGGCCCTGGACGGCGCCCTCCCGGCCACGGTGGAATGCCTGGCCGGAGCGGCCTGGATAACCTGCCCGGCCGAGGGCAGGGACGTGCAGTTGCGCGCCGGTCAGGCCGCCCGCATCGAGTCTCCCGGCAATGTGGTGGTGGCGGCCCTGGGCGGCCCGGCCAGAATTCGCCTGGGATGGCGCTGA
- a CDS encoding LysR family transcriptional regulator, producing MELYHLRTFVTVAEEGNLSRAAERLHLSQPAVSAHVKSLEEELGVSLFSRTARGMALTDSGRRLTLTAREALGCARDLMEQARAMRQGICGEIILTRNTDADYLRLPQVLDHLSGAHPDSVARVDCRDSYEVARALKDGAMHAGFAYGDFSGDPQVTALPLGMASVRVVGPAEWADRLQTATVRDLAALPWVWFHESCPFVTMAEKLLAEEGGKPKTAAVINDEHTIRALVASGRGLSLLREDFARADVLGCELAVWPGGALPIAISLVALTSRLGEPEVKAAMDAAASAWGLGRTLDGIVNEGAARA from the coding sequence ATGGAACTCTACCACCTGCGCACCTTCGTCACCGTGGCCGAGGAGGGCAACCTGTCGCGCGCGGCCGAGCGCCTGCATCTGTCGCAGCCCGCCGTGAGCGCCCACGTGAAGTCGTTGGAAGAGGAGCTTGGCGTGAGCCTTTTCAGCCGCACCGCCAGGGGCATGGCGCTTACCGACAGCGGCAGGCGGCTGACCCTCACCGCCCGCGAGGCCCTGGGCTGCGCGCGCGACCTGATGGAGCAGGCCAGGGCCATGCGCCAGGGCATCTGCGGCGAGATAATCCTGACCCGCAACACCGACGCGGATTACCTGCGCCTGCCCCAGGTGCTGGACCATCTGTCCGGCGCGCACCCGGACTCGGTGGCCCGCGTGGACTGCCGCGACTCCTATGAAGTGGCGCGGGCGCTCAAGGACGGAGCCATGCACGCGGGCTTCGCCTACGGGGATTTCTCCGGCGACCCCCAGGTTACGGCCCTGCCCCTGGGCATGGCCTCGGTGCGGGTGGTCGGCCCGGCAGAGTGGGCGGACAGACTGCAAACCGCCACGGTGCGCGACCTGGCTGCGCTCCCCTGGGTGTGGTTCCACGAGAGCTGCCCCTTCGTGACCATGGCCGAGAAGCTGCTGGCCGAAGAGGGCGGCAAGCCCAAGACCGCCGCCGTGATAAACGACGAGCACACCATCCGCGCCCTGGTGGCCTCCGGGCGCGGCCTGTCGCTTCTGCGCGAGGACTTCGCCCGCGCCGACGTGCTGGGCTGCGAGCTGGCCGTGTGGCCGGGCGGCGCGCTGCCCATCGCCATCAGCCTGGTGGCCCTGACCAGCCGCCTGGGCGAGCCCGAGGTCAAGGCGGCCATGGACGCCGCCGCGTCGGCCTGGGGCCTGGGCCGGACCTTGGACGGCATCGTGAATGAAGGAGCCGCCCGGGCATGA
- a CDS encoding aminotransferase-like domain-containing protein, whose translation MPSESFRYEAVRQSVVDLIESGALGPGDKAPSLRNLAARMRVSLSTASLAYGQLESEGVLEARPKSGFFVRAARAGLPPPSAPDCEAKTPEPLNRAMIIHKVLADMSRQDMVPLGVARTAESLLPLAQLNRILAQVLRDEGEKVGFYGSVQGHEPLRRQIVLRALEAGIECALPETLITSGAMEALYIALRCVVRTGDTVAIASPTYYCFLQLLENLGLRVIEIPSRPGEGVRPADLAQVVDRFRVSACVLTPNFNNPDGTLIPDGAKAEIVSLLARHDIPLIEDDVYGDIHFGPERPKCSKAFDRKGLVLTCASFSKTLAPGYRVGWLLPGRFMDKALEVKATTSVCTATPTQMAIAEYLGAGHYHRHLKRLRPAAKALMLSMHDLVGRHFPPGTRASKPGGGTVMWVELPGRGDGVEFMQRALAKGITAAPGAIFSSQGCFRHFVRLSSCVPQGPELTHAVQTLGAIAQDLLVKGHEDRIPDPWADDPIAMPEVSPKDS comes from the coding sequence ATGCCATCCGAATCCTTCCGCTACGAGGCCGTGCGCCAGAGCGTCGTGGACCTGATCGAATCCGGCGCGCTGGGACCGGGCGACAAGGCCCCCTCCCTGAGAAACCTCGCCGCGCGCATGCGGGTGAGCCTGTCCACCGCGTCCCTGGCCTACGGCCAGCTGGAGAGCGAAGGCGTGCTGGAGGCGCGCCCCAAGTCGGGCTTCTTCGTGCGGGCCGCCCGCGCGGGCCTGCCGCCGCCCAGCGCCCCGGACTGCGAGGCCAAGACGCCCGAACCCCTCAACCGGGCCATGATCATCCACAAGGTGCTCGCGGACATGTCCCGCCAGGACATGGTGCCGCTTGGCGTTGCGCGCACCGCCGAGAGCCTTTTGCCCCTGGCCCAGCTGAACCGGATTCTGGCCCAGGTGCTGCGCGACGAGGGCGAAAAAGTGGGCTTTTACGGCTCCGTGCAGGGCCATGAGCCGCTGCGGCGCCAGATCGTGCTGCGCGCCCTGGAGGCCGGCATCGAGTGCGCCCTGCCCGAGACGCTCATCACCAGCGGGGCCATGGAGGCGCTCTACATCGCGCTGCGCTGCGTGGTGCGCACCGGGGACACGGTGGCCATCGCCTCGCCCACCTACTATTGCTTCCTGCAACTGCTGGAGAACCTGGGGCTTCGGGTCATCGAGATCCCCTCCCGCCCCGGCGAGGGCGTTCGCCCGGCGGATCTGGCCCAGGTGGTGGACCGCTTCCGGGTTTCGGCCTGCGTGCTGACCCCCAACTTCAACAATCCCGACGGCACGCTCATCCCGGACGGGGCCAAGGCCGAGATCGTGAGCCTCCTGGCCCGCCACGACATCCCCCTCATCGAGGACGACGTGTACGGGGACATCCACTTCGGCCCGGAGCGCCCCAAGTGCAGCAAGGCCTTCGACCGCAAGGGGCTGGTGCTCACCTGCGCGTCCTTCTCCAAGACCCTCGCGCCGGGCTACCGAGTGGGCTGGCTCCTGCCGGGGCGCTTCATGGACAAGGCCCTGGAGGTGAAGGCCACCACCAGCGTGTGCACGGCCACGCCCACCCAGATGGCCATCGCCGAGTACCTGGGGGCCGGGCACTACCACCGCCACCTGAAGCGCCTGCGCCCTGCGGCCAAGGCCCTGATGCTCTCCATGCACGACCTGGTGGGCCGCCACTTCCCGCCGGGAACCAGGGCCAGCAAGCCGGGCGGCGGCACGGTGATGTGGGTGGAGCTGCCCGGCAGGGGCGACGGCGTGGAGTTCATGCAGCGCGCCCTGGCCAAGGGCATCACGGCGGCTCCGGGCGCGATCTTCTCCTCGCAGGGGTGCTTCCGCCATTTCGTGCGCCTGAGCTCCTGCGTGCCCCAAGGCCCGGAGCTGACGCACGCCGTGCAGACGCTTGGGGCCATCGCCCAGGATTTGCTGGTCAAGGGACATGAGGACCGGATACCAGACCCCTGGGCGGACGATCCAATCGCAATGCCTGAAGTCTCACCCAAGGATTCGTGA
- a CDS encoding GGDEF domain-containing protein → MNQHPHGSGASQHCFDGICETMNKLGVPRNSKWRALILFMRSIRDYDIYTPEQKRQVQELVVEVLKDRDLSEERFSEMSQRNEEILSGPWRDKLKNALDDLSHAISESRGILRKRKGDIQQLETTTVATVQGGKDLEAMLSEIRQGFHDVIRLMEQDAEKLEQLSYTDSLTGLSNRRAFEDALAKAVGQARGSGRPMCVIMADVDHFKIFNDRHGHLVGDQALSAVGSVIRECQRQVVERGGQIFSARYGGEEFTVIAQGMALKQAMSLAEHIRMRVENYDFVIRDVDGEILESGVKLTISLGVACLEDEWSDMLEQRLVNAADEALYQAKQGGRNRVAFHKR, encoded by the coding sequence ATGAATCAGCACCCTCACGGATCCGGCGCGTCCCAGCACTGTTTCGACGGCATCTGCGAGACCATGAACAAGCTGGGAGTGCCGCGCAACTCCAAGTGGCGCGCGCTCATCCTGTTCATGCGCTCCATCAGGGACTACGACATCTACACCCCGGAGCAGAAGCGCCAGGTGCAGGAGCTGGTCGTGGAGGTGTTGAAGGACCGCGACCTGAGCGAGGAGCGTTTCTCCGAGATGTCGCAGCGAAACGAGGAGATCCTCTCCGGGCCGTGGCGCGACAAGCTCAAGAACGCGCTGGACGACCTGTCCCACGCCATCTCCGAGTCGCGGGGCATCCTGCGCAAGCGCAAGGGCGACATCCAGCAGCTGGAAACGACCACCGTGGCCACAGTGCAGGGCGGCAAGGACCTTGAGGCCATGCTGAGCGAGATCCGCCAGGGCTTTCACGACGTCATCCGCCTGATGGAGCAGGACGCCGAGAAGCTGGAACAGCTGAGCTACACCGACTCCCTGACCGGCCTCTCCAACCGCCGGGCCTTCGAGGACGCGCTGGCCAAGGCCGTGGGGCAGGCGCGCGGGTCGGGAAGGCCCATGTGCGTCATCATGGCCGACGTGGACCACTTCAAGATTTTCAATGACCGCCACGGCCATCTGGTGGGCGACCAGGCCCTGAGCGCCGTGGGCTCGGTCATCCGCGAATGCCAGCGCCAGGTGGTGGAGCGGGGCGGCCAGATCTTCTCGGCCCGCTACGGCGGCGAGGAGTTCACCGTCATCGCCCAGGGCATGGCCCTCAAGCAGGCCATGTCCCTGGCCGAGCATATCCGCATGCGCGTGGAGAACTACGACTTCGTCATCCGCGACGTGGACGGAGAGATTCTCGAATCCGGCGTCAAGCTGACCATCAGCCTGGGCGTGGCCTGCCTGGAAGACGAATGGAGCGACATGCTGGAGCAGCGGCTGGTCAACGCCGCTGACGAGGCCCTGTACCAGGCCAAGCAGGGTGGAAGAAACCGGGTGGCGTTCCACAAGCGCTGA
- a CDS encoding cobyric acid synthase — MTTFPHGGDVRGLARALGCDPGDILDFSASINPLGPPEWLRPAISAAVSELVHYPDPHCRELLEAASVRHGIPTGQLLAGNGTSELLFALAQACGHTRAVIPVPSYCDYRTAAERAGMAVELFPMREADDFVLDVQALSRRLHELPGPAAVFLASPNNPTGRTVPAVAIRELAGNHPDCLLVVDEAFGSFVEGYQSLLGNRPANTALLLSLTKMFAIPGLRLGLSCADETLVEATRQRIAPWSVNTLAQAVGLRAVADADFEARTRLAVTGLRAGMATELAQMPGVTVYPGAANYLLCRLDEPRVPELRAKLLEKRMAIRDCSNFAGLDGRFFRLAVRAEADNQRLLDAMPQALAGVMPGFGNVPPRAPKKRRTPALMMQGTSSNAGKSVLTAALCRILRQDGVRVAPFKSQNMSLNSFVTAWGEEMGRAQVLQAQAAGLTPQARMNPVLLKPCSDTGSQVIVMGKPVGTMRVREYVAYKPTAFEAAKQAYDSLADEFDAVILEGAGSPAEVNLKSHDMVNMAMAAYARSRVLLVGDIDRGGVFAALAGTMELLPESERALVGGYVLNRFRGDPTLLDPALSFMRELTGKPVLGVIPNLSDLGLPEEDSVSFKAGGFGAGKPGFAQCDLDIAVLDLPHISNFTDFDALAAEPDAGLRVVRRADELGRPDAVLLPGSKNTLADLAALREAGLDRALAALADTACEIVGICAGLQMLGETLLDPLKLESGLGAVPGLGFLALETELLQEKTLLQSTATHLPSGLGLTGYEIHHGVTRTLRDNAAALAVRPDGQSVAWGRAGRVWGTYLHGVFDSGEFRRWWLNGLRERKGLPPLPASGPGVGLDAALESALDRLAATVRSSLDMGAVYALLGL, encoded by the coding sequence ATGACGACCTTCCCCCACGGCGGCGACGTTCGCGGGCTGGCTCGCGCCCTGGGGTGCGACCCCGGCGACATCCTGGACTTTTCGGCCAGCATAAATCCCCTGGGGCCGCCCGAATGGCTCCGCCCGGCGATCTCGGCGGCGGTGTCGGAGCTGGTGCACTACCCGGACCCCCACTGCCGGGAGCTTCTGGAAGCGGCCAGCGTCCGACACGGGATCCCCACGGGCCAATTGCTGGCGGGCAACGGCACCAGCGAGCTGCTCTTCGCCCTGGCCCAGGCCTGCGGACACACGCGGGCCGTCATCCCCGTCCCGTCATACTGCGACTACCGCACCGCTGCCGAGCGCGCCGGGATGGCGGTAGAGCTCTTCCCCATGCGCGAGGCCGACGATTTCGTTCTGGACGTTCAGGCCCTGTCGCGCCGCCTGCACGAACTGCCCGGCCCGGCGGCGGTGTTTCTGGCCAGCCCCAACAACCCCACGGGGCGCACCGTTCCGGCTGTGGCCATCCGGGAACTCGCCGGGAACCATCCGGACTGCCTGCTGGTGGTGGACGAAGCCTTCGGCTCCTTCGTGGAGGGCTACCAGAGCCTGCTCGGAAACCGCCCGGCCAACACGGCCCTGCTCCTGTCGCTCACCAAGATGTTCGCCATCCCGGGGCTTCGCCTGGGGCTTAGCTGCGCGGACGAGACACTGGTGGAAGCCACGCGCCAGCGCATCGCGCCCTGGTCCGTGAACACGCTGGCCCAGGCCGTGGGGCTTCGCGCCGTGGCCGATGCGGACTTCGAGGCCCGCACCCGTCTGGCCGTGACCGGCCTGCGCGCCGGGATGGCCACGGAACTGGCGCAGATGCCGGGAGTCACGGTGTATCCGGGCGCGGCCAACTACCTGCTGTGCCGCCTGGACGAGCCCCGCGTGCCCGAACTGCGGGCGAAACTTCTGGAAAAACGCATGGCCATCCGGGACTGCTCCAACTTCGCGGGCCTGGACGGGCGCTTCTTCCGGCTGGCCGTGCGCGCAGAGGCGGACAACCAGCGTTTGCTGGACGCCATGCCCCAGGCTCTGGCCGGGGTGATGCCCGGATTCGGAAATGTGCCCCCGCGCGCGCCCAAAAAACGCCGCACCCCGGCCCTCATGATGCAGGGCACGTCCTCCAACGCGGGGAAATCCGTGCTCACGGCGGCGCTGTGCCGGATTCTGCGCCAGGACGGCGTGCGCGTGGCCCCGTTCAAGTCCCAGAACATGTCGCTCAACTCCTTCGTCACCGCCTGGGGCGAGGAGATGGGCCGCGCCCAGGTGCTCCAGGCCCAGGCCGCCGGGCTCACCCCCCAGGCGCGCATGAACCCCGTGCTCCTGAAACCCTGCTCGGACACCGGCTCCCAGGTGATCGTCATGGGAAAGCCTGTGGGCACCATGCGCGTGCGCGAGTACGTGGCCTACAAGCCCACGGCCTTCGAGGCGGCCAAACAGGCCTACGACTCCCTGGCCGATGAATTCGACGCCGTGATCCTGGAGGGCGCGGGCAGCCCGGCCGAGGTGAACCTCAAGTCCCACGACATGGTGAACATGGCCATGGCGGCCTACGCGCGCTCGCGGGTGCTGCTGGTGGGCGACATCGACCGGGGCGGCGTGTTCGCAGCCCTGGCCGGGACCATGGAGCTTTTGCCCGAGTCCGAGCGCGCCTTGGTGGGCGGCTACGTGCTGAACAGATTTCGAGGCGACCCCACGCTTCTGGACCCGGCGCTCTCCTTCATGCGCGAGCTTACCGGCAAGCCCGTGCTGGGCGTGATCCCCAACCTGAGCGACCTGGGCCTGCCCGAGGAGGATTCCGTCAGCTTCAAGGCGGGCGGCTTCGGCGCGGGCAAGCCCGGCTTCGCGCAATGCGACCTGGACATCGCGGTCCTCGACCTGCCCCACATCTCCAACTTCACGGACTTCGACGCCCTGGCCGCCGAGCCGGACGCGGGCCTTCGCGTGGTACGCCGCGCGGACGAACTGGGCCGCCCGGACGCTGTGCTGCTCCCCGGCAGCAAGAACACCCTGGCCGACCTGGCCGCGCTGCGCGAAGCGGGGCTTGACCGGGCGCTTGCGGCCCTGGCCGACACTGCGTGCGAGATCGTGGGCATCTGCGCCGGGCTCCAGATGCTGGGCGAGACGCTGCTGGACCCGCTGAAGCTCGAATCCGGCCTGGGTGCGGTTCCGGGCCTCGGGTTCCTGGCCCTGGAGACGGAGCTTTTGCAGGAAAAGACCCTGTTGCAGTCCACGGCCACGCATCTGCCGTCGGGCCTTGGCCTCACCGGCTACGAGATCCACCACGGCGTCACCCGCACGCTCCGTGACAACGCGGCGGCGCTGGCCGTCCGCCCGGACGGGCAAAGTGTCGCCTGGGGCCGTGCGGGGCGCGTCTGGGGGACCTATCTGCACGGGGTCTTCGACTCCGGGGAGTTCCGGCGCTGGTGGCTGAACGGCCTTCGCGAACGAAAAGGCCTGCCGCCGCTTCCCGCGTCCGGACCGGGCGTGGGCCTGGACGCAGCGTTGGAATCGGCCCTGGACCGACTGGCGGCCACGGTGCGCTCCAGCCTGGACATGGGCGCGGTGTATGCGCTTTTGGGCCTGTAG